Proteins from a single region of Eremothecium gossypii ATCC 10895 chromosome VI, complete sequence:
- the MSH2 gene encoding mismatch repair ATPase MSH2 (Syntenic homolog of Saccharomyces cerevisiae YOL090W (MSH2)), translating into MSSVRPELKFSDASEERGFYRRFASLPPKPSQTIRIVDRGEYYTILGQDAIFVAENVYHTQAVLKDFRVDAAVAKQLAEPTKYVTMSPQVIASLLKMALLEQGFKVEIYDRSWKLLKSASPGNIDQVDDLMNVSVDSSVVLASVKFQFNASDGFCVLGVSYVDSNSYKIGMLDIVDNEVYSNFESFLIQLGVKECLLPDLRNNESFSAELKKVTGVIERCGCVVTFVKNSEFNNKDVEADLAKLCGDELATSLPRFSKLALASCNALIGYQQLLNNAGNEGSYQIVEYSLSEFMKLDASAVKALSIFPQGPSTQSGMATSGKFGGNGKITSLLQLLNKCKTNAGVRLLNEWLKQPLSDKGSIEKRHNLVDYLVDQLELRSILRDDYLPLVPDVRRLTKKLNRNGSLEDVLKVYQFAQRIPEINGVLKENLDALSEGSHVKDLVLETWYNPLNEHVEPLHKFQEMVETTVDLEAYEETNEFMIKVEFNDELARIRTELVDLKDKIRTIHLDTSDDLGFDPEKKLKLENHHVHGWCMRLTRNDAKALRQHKKYLELSTVKAGIYFSTKELKLLSDEIGTLQQDYDRKQSALVKEIVTITLSYSPVLEKLSLVLANLDVLCSFAHVSSYAPIPYVRPVMYDMHAGQRKMELLASRHPLVEAQDEVTFISNDVVLEADSSGFAIITGPNMGGKSTYIRQVGVICLLAQIGCFVPCDAAEITIVDAILCRVGAGDSQLKGVSTFMAEMLETASILRNATKNSLIIIDELGRGTSTYDGFGLAWSISEHIAKNIGCFALFATHFHELTALADDCPNVTNLHVVAHVEEKSHKSDDITLLYKVEPGISDQSFGIHVAEVVQFPSKIVKMAKRKATELDDIKEETECLKKLKCSPEHIAKGSEVLKNLLQEWASILRAENLDQQLDDESIQELCIDKLRSLVNSSDELNSCEKNFKDWVTAQLL; encoded by the coding sequence ATGTCGTCAGTGAGGCCAGAATTAAAATTTTCAGACGCTTCTGAGGAACGGGGCTTCTATAGACGCTTTGCTAGTCTTCCCCCCAAGCCATCTCAGACGATCCGGATCGTGGACCGGGGCGAATACTATACCATCCTGGGACAGGACGCTATATTTGTGGCGGAAAATGTCTACCACACGCAAGCAGTGCTCAAGGACTTCCGGGTGGACGCTGCTGTCGCGAagcagctggcggagcCTACGAAGTACGTTACGATGTCGCCGCAGGTTATTGCTTCGCTTTTGAAGATGGCACTGCTTGAACAGGGGTTTAAGGTGGAGATATATGACCGCAGCTGGAAATTGTTGAAGTCAGCATCCCCCGGAAATATCGACCAAGTTGATGACTTGATGAACGTGTCGGTTGATTCGTCGGTGGTGTTGGCCAGCGTCAAGTTTCAGTTCAACGCATCGGATGGCTTTTGTGTGCTCGGTGTCTCGTACGTAGACAGCAATTCGTACAAGATCGGGATGTTAGACATTGTGGATAACGAGGTCTACTCGAACTTCGAGAGTTTTCTCATCCAGCTGGGGGTGAAAGAATGTCTGCTGCCAGACTTGAGGAATAACGAGTCGTTCAGCGCAGAGCTCAAGAAGGTAACCGGTGTTATTGAACGGTGCGGCTGCGTGGTTACGTTTGTCAAGAACTCTGAGTTCAACAACAAGGACGTAGAAGCGGACCTCGCTAAACTCTGTGGAGACGAGCTGGCCACATCGCTGCCGCGTTTTTCCAAGTTAGCATTGGCTTCCTGTAACGCCCTAATTGGATACCAACAGCTTTTAAATAATGCTGGTAACGAAGGATCCTATCAGATTGTTGAGTATTCTCTATCCGAGTTTATGAAGTTGGATGCATCTGCCGTCAAGGCACTGAGTATATTTCCGCAAGGGCCTAGTACACAGTCAGGTATGGCCACCTCAGGGAAGTTTGGTGGAAATGGCAAGATTACAAGCCTTTTGCAACTTCTGAACAAATGCAAAACTAATGCCGGCGTTAGGCTGCTAAATGAATGGCTGAAGCAACCACTTAGCGACAAAGGTTCGATAGAAAAGCGTCACAATTTGGTTGACTACCTGGTTGACCAGTTGGAGCTGAGATCTATTCTCCGCGACGACTATCTCCCGCTTGTTCCTGATGTTCGGCGCTTAACGAAAAAGCTCAACCGCAATGGGTCCTTGGAAGATGTTTTGAAGGTCTATCAATTTGCGCAGCGCATTCCTGAGATTAATGGTGTTTTGAAGGAAAATTTGGACGCCTTGTCTGAGGGATCACATGTTAAGGATTTGGTTCTTGAGACATGGTATAACCCGCTGAATGAACATGTAGAGCCTTTGCACAAATTTCAAGAGATGGTTGAAACTACTGTTGATTTGGAGGCATATGAAGAAACAAACGAGTTTATGATCAAGGTAGAATTTAACGATGAGCTTGCTCGCATAAGAACTGAACTTGTTGATCTTAAGGATAAGATTAGAACTATCCACTTAGATACTTCAGATGATCTTGGTTTTGATCCAGAGAAGAAACTAAAGCTGGAGAATCATCATGTTCACGGATGGTGCATGAGACTTACGCGAAATGATGCGAAGGCTTTGAGGCAGCACAAGAAGTACCTTGAGTTGTCCACGGTTAAAGCGGGTATTTATTTCAGTACCAAGGAATTAAAGTTGTTATCCGATGAAATTGGAACATTGCAGCAAGATTACGACAGGAAACAATCAGCATTGGTAAAGGAAATTGTTACTATTACACTGTCTTATTCCCCTGTTCTTGAGAAGCTTTCTCTGGTATTAGCCAACTTGGATGTCTTATGCTCATTTGCTCATGTATCGAGTTACGCTCCAATTCCATACGTGAGGCCAGTTATGTATGATATGCATGCGGGGCAGAGGAAAATGGAACTGCTTGCCTCCCGGCATCCATTGGTTGAAGCTCAAGATGAAGTCACATTTATCTCGAATGATGTCGTACTAGAAGCCGATTCTAGTGGATTTGCAATTATTACCGGGCCTAATATGGGCGGTAAATCCACATATATCAGGCAGGTAGGTGTCATTTGCCTATTAGCACAAATAGGATGTTTTGTACCTTGCGATGCAGCTGAGATTACGATAGTAGACGCGATCCTCTGTCGTGTAGGGGCGGGTGATTCTCAACTAAAGGGTGTGTCGACTTTTATGGCGGAAATGTTGGAAACCGCCTCTATTCTCCGGAATGCTACCAAGAATTCTCTGATCATTATTGATGAGTTGGGACGTGGAACAAGTACATATGATGGCTTTGGCCTCGCATGGTCAATATCGGAGCACATTGCGAAAAACATTGGGTGCTTTGCGCTTTTTGCAACACATTTTCACGAATTGACTGCCTTGGCTGATGACTGCCCTAATGTCACCAATCTTCATGTGGTCGCACATGTTGAAGAGAAGTCCCATAAATCGGATGACATAACGCTGTTGTACAAGGTTGAGCCCGGTATCTCTGACCAATCGTTTGGTATCCATGTGGCGGAAGTTGTCCAATTTCCGAGTAAGATTGTCAAAATGGCGAAACGGAAGGCTACGGAGTTAGATGATATCAAGGAGGAGACGGAATGCCTAAAAAAGTTAAAATGTTCGCCAGAGCACATCGCTAAGGGCTCTGAGGTGCTAAAGAACCTTTTGCAAGAATGGGCAAGTATCCTACGTGCAGAGAATCTTGACCAGCAACTGGACGATGAGTCAATTCAAGAACTATGCATTGACAAACTACGTTCCTTAGTCAACTCTTCAGATGAACTAAATTCATGCGAAAAGAACTTTAAAGATTGGGTTACTGCCCAATTACTATAG
- a CDS encoding AFR604Cp (Syntenic homolog of Saccharomyces cerevisiae YOL091W (SPO21)), giving the protein MSLLEQSKPISAKIKDPTLNPFNLSNYTIHEDSEITTSDEESGSFSSSEQLEHMESSKVLSIPTSISEKRSAAWFAGRAKSSGVAEDIKTTEAHPIVLTSFRKSISSFFRRDPAAGPGGDNDTEEYKSAEAAAAAENAKKKHTAELKSWRKWRGRHFHRKDGTVTEPEPDLERDCDENEWEKEPSFDTTDIGKIDVLDHDADAYATDYELSVKKNEVNYAKLTRIDIKDLYPDAGSAGQDADEEDAVQEEDESDVSSIEEQSKKLKVKFVDELVTPQRSVNSAAVPELTGAPEGPYADIEAGVNPRLEAVKENQEGFASHEPSRVDAKYDDKYDAKYDTVRQHDTIRQHDISKISDTIRQSLLKVDIPKPDPITPMPEEPHSNSMIYNFIYESPNTKNKTIDLWQVDHNSVTFGKFNEIIQLLNGDSGRIRFRDSLVEILDYALLLTAQKVEQVKKLESCCKAAEEKSATDREARLAMQNEVVELRDKISHILGELNTKKEELLRLSEQVSSGNQDTQRLEQELERVQRALSSKNDDISRMCTEWERERSELRQECAQSTQNRNACTEKYLKVQGEYDALVGKWKNMQFDYSRIEAEKKALEEKFHGAVAALTANENAERKLKDENAQLEVSLKTKSEALDKAVRANQQLRRDCQRERNKLLDMKNESQTFKKYISYIECYKNESLQFALQFLVNFRPIIAEQDVKNVQGLIDKFSKTKMWDKELPVASEEDPASNTTAFLDNAQRENQLITEMYQGILKQLLHMVTNKFIEGQRANKFLTQQLRSLRTDDEDKNKYIDQILQESSDLKDKLEKKRSQVRLLEETQRQIQAKISRLEKKLGKKQ; this is encoded by the coding sequence ATGTCGTTGCTGGAACAGTCCAAGCCGATAAGTGCTAAAATAAAGGACCCCACCTTGAACCCATTCAATCTTTCGAATTATACTATACATGAAGATTCAGAGATCACTACCAGCGATGAGGAATCAGGCTCCTTTTCCAGCAGCGAACAGTTGGAACATATGGAGAGCTCCAAGGTCCTCAGCATACCGACAAGTATATCGGAGAAACGGAGTGCGGCATGGTTTGCAGGCAGAGCTAAATCTTCCGGAGTCGCTGAAGATATCAAGACTACAGAGGCGCATCCAATAGTATTGACGTCCTTCCGCAAAAGTATCTCATCCTTTTTTCGACGGGATCCCGCTGCAGGCCCCGGAGGAGATAACGACACAGAGGAATATAAGTCGGcagaagcagcagcagcagcagagAATGCCAAAAAAAAACACACAGCTGAACTTAAGTCCTGGAGGAAGTGGAGAGGAAGGCATTTTCATCGCAAAGACGGCACTGTAACCGAGCCAGAGCCAGATCTTGAACGCGACTGCGATGAAAATGAATGGGAAAAAGAACCCTCGTTTGATACCACTGATATCGGTAAGATTGATGTATTGGACCATGATGCAGACGCATACGCGACGGATTACGAATTAAGCGTAAAGAAGAATGAGGTCAATTATGCAAAGTTGACTCGAATCGACATCAAAGATTTGTATCCAGATGCGGGTTCGGCAGGCCAGGATGCAGACGAAGAGGATGCCGTTCAGGAAGAGGACGAAAGTGATGTGAGCTCAATCGAGGAACAATCCAAAAAATTGAAGGTGAAATTTGTGGATGAGTTGGTAACGCCACAACGGTCGGTCAACAGCGCCGCAGTCCCAGAGCTAACTGGAGCGCCGGAGGGTCCATATGCAGACATAGAAGCGGGCGTAAATCCAAGACTAGAGGCCGTTAAAGAGAACCAGGAAGGGTTTGCCTCACATGAGCCATCGAGGGTAGATGCCAAGTACGATGACAAGTATGATGCCAAGTACGACACTGTCAGACAGCACGACACTATCAGGCAACATGATATCAGCAAAATTAGTGACACGATACGGCAGAGTCTTCTAAAGGTGGATATCCCGAAACCAGACCCTATCACACCTATGCCAGAGGAACCACACTCGAACTCCATGATTTACAACTTCATTTATGAAAGTCCAAACACCAAGAACAAAACTATTGACCTATGGCAAGTAGACCATAATTCTGTTACATTTGGGAAATTTAACGAAATCATTCAATTACTCAACGGTGACTCCGGCCGGATTCGCTTCAGGGACTCTTTGGTGGAAATACTGGACTACGCGCTATTGTTAACCGCACAAAAGGTTGAACAGGTCAAAAAGCTCGAGTCATGCTGCAAGGCAGCTGAGGAGAAAAGTGCTACGGATCGAGAGGCACGTTTGGCGATGCAGAATGAAGTGGTCGAGCTCCGGGACAAAATTTCGCACATTCTTGGCGAACTAAATACTAAGAAGGAGGAATTACTCCGTTTGTCCGAACAAGTCTCTTCAGGAAACCAGGACACCCAGCGCCTCGAGCAAGAGCTTGAGCGCGTTCAACGTGCCCTATCCTCGAAGAACGATGATATCTCAAGAATGTGCACGGAGTGGGAACGCGAGCGCTCAGAGCTTCGACAGGAGTGCGCACAATCTACTCAAAACCGGAACGCATGCACGGAGAAGTATCTCAAAGTTCAAGGGGAGTACGACGCCCTCGTTGGGAAATGGAAGAACATGCAGTTCGACTATTCGCGCATAGAGGCTGAAAAGAAGGCACTCGAAGAAAAGTTCCACGGTGCAGTAGCGGCACTCACCGCTAATGAGAATGCAGAAAGAAAGCTCAAAGACGAAAATGCTCAGTTAGAAGTTTCGCTCAAAACTAAATCGGAGGCTCTGGACAAGGCAGTCCGTGCCAATCAACAGCTCCGGCGTGATTGCCAACGCGAGAGAAACAAGCTCTTGGACATGAAAAATGAATCCCAAACGTTCaagaaatatatatcctACATTGAATGCTATAAGAACGAGTCTCTCCAATTCGCGCTCCAGTTTCTTGTCAACTTCCGCCCAATCATCGCCGAGCAGGACGTCAAGAACGTACAGGGACTCATCGACAAGTTTAGCAAGACTAAAATGTGGGATAAGGAGCTTCCTGTAGCTTCCGAGGAAGACCCAGCCAGCAACACTACAGCATTTCTCGATAATGCTCAGCGCGAAAACCAGCTGATAACTGAAATGTACCAGGGTATCCTAAAGCAGCTCTTGCACATGGTCACCAACAAGTTCATTGAAGGTCAGCGCGCTAACAAATTCTTAACTCAGCAGCTTAGAAGCTTGAGAACAGACGACGAGGACAAGAATAAATACATCGACCAGATTTTGCAGGAGTCGAGCGACCTAAAGGATAAGCTTGAGAAAAAGCGCAGCCAAGTACGCTTGTTGGAAGAGACGCAGAGGCAAATCCAGGCGAAAATATCTAGATTGGAAAAGAAATTAGGTAAGAAGCAATAA